From the genome of Papaver somniferum cultivar HN1 chromosome 2, ASM357369v1, whole genome shotgun sequence, one region includes:
- the LOC113351290 gene encoding uncharacterized protein LOC113351290 has product MGSKTEDLKSVSDSLRTLADEREKEIASEKLKVINAMEKANAKQIRIHARNMVRMRQEVSNYRQICNRLDSMVDYFEKQPEQSSILNSIPAIVESIDSSLTSGNTKNMLKSMDQIEEQFFDEETMAKFTNSSATENAPIAVSEDDEINTLVKALAEE; this is encoded by the coding sequence ATGGGAAGCAAAACGGAAGATCTGAAATCTGTTTCCGACAGCTTAAGAACACTAGCTGATGAACGTGAGAAGGAAATAGCATCCGAAAAGCTTAAGGTCATTAATGCAATGGAGAAAGCTAACGCGAAACAAATTCGGATTCATGCTAGGAATATGGTTCGTATGAGACAAGAAGTGTCAAACTATCGTCAAATATGTAATCGTCTTGATTCTATGGTCGATTATTTTGAAAAGCAACCGGAACAAAGTAGCATCCTTAATTCGATTCCAGCAATTGTCGAGTCCATTGATTCTTCTTTAACAAGCGGAAATACTAAAAATATGTTGAAATCAATGGATCAGATTGAAGAACAGTTTTTCGATGAGGAAACTATGGCCAAATTTACAAATTCGTCAGCTACCGAGAACGCACCAATTGCAGTgtcagaagatgatgaaattaACACTTTGGTCAAAGCCTTAGCCGAAGAATAA
- the LOC113351291 gene encoding ESCRT-related protein CHMP1A-like yields the protein MVSSENLEYAIEQLMDISARLEKLANNNEKKLQPLKLKIKKAIEKKDKEDILIQARNMVRRKKEEVTNYRQVSCRLDSLYGFLDEKPWLESIYHSIRTLHESVDSFITTRNLQKMMETIDQIEEKYLNEKILAEFKSWEASKGTPILVSEDEEINTLIQQVTDECELDAGSRPSESSRDLTPEVTREKKWRVIM from the coding sequence ATGGTTAGTTCAGAAAACTTGGAATACGCCATTGAGCAGTTGATGGACATATCTGCTAGGTTAGAAAAACTAGCTAACAACAATGAGAAAAAACTGCAACCTCTGAAGCTTAAGATCAAGAAAGCAATTGAAAAGAAAGATAAGGAAGATATCCTGATCCAGGCAAGGAACATGGTTcgtagaaagaaagaagaagtcacGAATTATCGTCAAGTTTCTTGTCGTCTTGATTCTTTGTATGGCTTCCTTGATGAGAAGCCGTGGCTAGAAAGTATTTATCACTCAATTCGTACACTTCATGAATCTGTTGATTCATTCATAACTACACGTAATTTGCAAAAGATGATGGAAACAATAGACCAAATTGAggaaaagtatctcaatgagaaAATTCTCGCCGAATTTAAGAGCTGGGAAGCAAGTAAGGGTACACCAATTTTGGTGTCCGAAGATGAGGAGATTAATACTTTAATCCAACAGGTGACTGATGAGTGCGAGTTAGATGCTGGAAGCCGGCCATCAGAGTCATCACGCGATCTCACTCCAGAAGTAACCAGGGAGAAGAAGTGGCGTGTGATCATGTAG